From the genome of Psychroserpens ponticola, one region includes:
- a CDS encoding class I SAM-dependent methyltransferase, giving the protein MKNNKNNTILKKTPWPTKAAMDQVYKLKLWGENETNFYSGIGSHHPKLVQPYLDVLTSFLTSFKNPLVVCDLGCGDFNVGKELVKYSKKYFAVDIVEDLIEHNKVKFIDDNLEFHCINIAVDDLPPGDCVILRQVLQHLSNIEVQGIVNKLSKYKYVILTEHIPEGDFIPNKDIISGQGIRLKKQSGLDLLASPFNFKIKEEKQLLSVSLKDSKGIIITTLYETL; this is encoded by the coding sequence ATGAAGAACAACAAGAATAATACTATTTTAAAAAAGACACCATGGCCAACTAAAGCAGCTATGGATCAAGTTTACAAATTGAAACTTTGGGGAGAAAATGAAACTAATTTTTATTCAGGTATTGGATCACATCATCCAAAATTAGTTCAGCCTTATTTAGATGTTTTAACTTCATTTTTGACATCTTTTAAAAACCCTCTTGTAGTATGTGATTTGGGCTGTGGTGATTTTAATGTCGGAAAAGAATTAGTAAAATATAGCAAGAAATATTTTGCTGTTGATATTGTTGAAGACCTAATTGAGCATAATAAAGTTAAGTTTATTGACGATAATTTAGAATTTCATTGTATAAATATTGCTGTTGATGATTTGCCGCCTGGAGATTGTGTCATTTTACGACAAGTCCTTCAGCATTTATCAAATATTGAAGTGCAAGGCATAGTGAATAAGTTATCAAAATATAAATATGTTATTTTAACTGAACATATACCAGAAGGCGATTTTATTCCTAATAAAGATATTATTTCTGGACAAGGTATTAGACTAAAAAAACAAAGTGGTTTAGATTTATTGGCTTCACCTTTTAATTTTAAAATAAAAGAAGAAAAACAATTATTATCAGTTAGTTTAAAAGATAGTAAAGGAATAATTATAACAACGCTTTATGAAACCTTGTAG
- a CDS encoding GNAT family N-acetyltransferase, which produces MDFDIRKLSPNESNSYRELRLQCLKNYPTNFTSNYEDEKAKEKLFFQPFIEQANSNNFVIGAFYNNNLIGISGFQRYERLKIDHRGIIIQVYVKPQFQGKSVGINLIKFTLSEAFKIQGIEQVEIDVIESNTKAAKVYEKIGFAEYGIQKHFLKIENNYYDHKMMMIFKNQYLDSLT; this is translated from the coding sequence ATGGACTTTGATATTCGAAAATTATCTCCTAACGAATCTAATTCTTATCGCGAATTAAGATTACAATGCCTAAAAAATTATCCAACAAATTTCACATCAAATTACGAAGATGAAAAAGCAAAAGAGAAATTATTCTTTCAACCTTTTATAGAACAAGCTAATTCAAATAATTTTGTAATTGGCGCATTTTATAATAACAATTTAATTGGCATTTCAGGCTTTCAAAGATATGAACGATTAAAAATTGATCACAGAGGAATTATCATCCAAGTGTATGTTAAACCTCAGTTTCAAGGCAAAAGTGTTGGCATAAATCTTATAAAATTCACTTTAAGTGAAGCATTTAAAATACAAGGTATTGAGCAAGTAGAAATCGATGTGATTGAAAGTAATACAAAAGCGGCCAAAGTATATGAAAAGATAGGCTTTGCAGAATATGGCATTCAGAAGCATTTTTTAAAAATTGAGAACAACTATTATGATCATAAAATGATGATGATTTTTAAAAACCAATATCTTGATTCACTA